From the genome of Fusarium fujikuroi IMI 58289 draft genome, chromosome FFUJ_chr06:
GTCACGACAGACATAGTAGACAATCATGAACAACATGCACTGCCCCGCTGCCAGCACCGTGTAGTACCTACTCGGCCGGCCGATGCCCAGAGCGTCAGCGAGAGGGTCGCCGTTAAGCCAGCGCGCAGTAGCCTCGAGATACGGCTTACTGGCGTAGCTGGGCGCCGTGTCACtcatggcgatgatgatgttctgtGCGTGTTCCTTCGACCTGCTAGAGGGGTTGTACTCATGTAGGTACAGTGACTCCATGATAGCACGCGCCTTGGCCggcgaagagaagaagtcggtCGGCGTGCCCATGTAGTAGGCGATGAGGCGCCAGAGGGCTACGTAGTCGCGTATCTCCTGCTCGCGCATATATATACCCTGCCGCGGGAGTGACTGCCAGATAATAGTTGCGCAGTTGACGGCGATGGTGCCGATCGAGTCCAGATCGTTGATTGGGATACCGAGCTTTTCGACGGAGAAGTAGGAAGGGCGCTTGGCTGCGAGCTGGAGGATGCGATGCCGAACTGTGCCGTGTAGGAAGCGCACCTTCATGCAGCTGGCAAACCCGCGGCCGCCGAACTTGAGGCTGTCGACACTTTCGGTGACGTCGATAAAGTAGATGGTTGTCTCGAGCATACGGCGGAACACGGTGTTCACATTGAAGCCACCTGTTCGGCCCAATACCTCGGCGACTCGAGCGCCGGCGGTGCCTCCAACGAGCGACTGGTATGTGAGGCCAGTGAAAGCAGCACCGCCGTAACGGTACAGTACGTCCTGGCCGCGTGCAATCTGGTCCCAGTCGACCCATTCGGGGGTGGTGTTGACCTCATCCCAGAGCTGCTGTAGCTTCGAATGTTCCGTATGGTGCTCGCAGAAGAGCTCGTATAGATCCCTCCATTTCGAGGCCCGTTCCTCTGACTTAGATGCGGCATTGAAGCCTTGTTTGTCTTGTTGACTCTGGGGGGTCCCGCGTTCAGTCGGATACATTTCATTCAGGAGCACCGCACAATCCTCGCCCAGTGTATCGCAGGAGTGTTTGAGGTAGTCATACTGCTCTGGGGTCTGGTGGTGTTTGGTCCATTTGAATCGATATCCCCAGGCCTCCCGCATCTCGTCCTCATAATTGGCGGCTTTGGGCGGTGTCATGGTTGATAAGTGCGAGACGGTGACTGAGTTAGATGTCTATGATACGGACGCTGTTGACAGTTGATGCAGAACAGAATCCTGGACAACTGGGAGGGGGTCTTGGTCTGATATCTACAGCCTCGGTCCCATTGAGAAACCCGACTGCTCTGCGAGTTGTGATATGGTGGTACAGTAGTAATAGCCAGGCCGCAGGTGGACGTCCCAAACCAGCGGACAAACTATCTGGTGTGTGTAACAGTTTGCGTCGAACTTGTTGTATCATGCATGCTTGGCAAGACAGGCGCACTCTCGGGGTGTTACAGGACTGCGAAGAGTGGATGGCAATGGCTCCATTCGACGAATTACAACTTCCCGTTGACTAACACATAATTACTGCTTCTAGACGGGACTAGTCACAGCCTTGACAGGCGATCCCCAGGCCGAGCTAGCGTATTCTGTCCATGTCAGATTGTCGGAGTCAAGGCTCCCGAATCTCTGACAAGGACAATCTGACACGGACAAGTACGCTAACTCGGCAGTTTTCTGGGGTTATCCCTAAAGTGGAATGGCTGCTTTTTCTTGGCTACGAAGAGTGCGGGGCCCCGCATCCAGACCTTGAATTCTACAAAGCGCCTTTGAGGACTTGACCTCTAATCAAGTCGGTCTAGCCTGCTTGAGCCGGGCTATCTGGAGTCCCCGCGTTTTGACAGCTTTGGTCCCCTGGCACACAATACGGCGTCCATTCATGTACTGTGTAGTTAAATGCTGCCTATAAGGTCAAGCTTCAGGCTCCGAACACAGGTGATAAATGAGAACATGATATTTTGTACGACATTTATAATACATTGCTCTGACCTTTCATCCTTAATCCTATCTGCCCAATCTTTGCTCCATCGTCTCCTGTCAATTGTGCATGAAATAGCCATGACCAAGTCCCAAGAAGACGATCATTCCACCCCCTCCTCGGAGCAGGTTGAGAAAGCTGAACACGGTGGCACTCCGCCCCTCGACGTCAACTACAACACCCATGCCGTCAAGGGAGATGATTCTGATGGAGTTGTTGATTGGACTTGGCGCCATGCCGTCGCCTCCATCTCTCTTGCTGGGCTCTACGTAGGTATGTCACTTCCCCAGTCCTCTCAATCAAACCTCCCTGTTTATGCTTGCTAGGCGCCCAGATTCCGCTTTACTTTGTGGGTGGCTCCCTCACCTACATCGTGAAAGACATCGGATCGTCTGAAAAGTCCTCGTGGCTGCCCATCGCAAACACACTGACCATTGCCGTCGTGGCCCCCTTTGTCGGCTATCTCCAAGATCTGTTCGGCCGTCGCTACATCTCTCTCGCGGGCGGCGTGACCATCCTTATCGGAGTCATTCTCGTTGGCACAACGCACACTTTTGGCCAGGCGGTTGTTGGCATGTCTCTTGCCGGTGCTGGAGCTGCCGTCGGTGAACTCACTGCTCTTGCTGGGTTTGTATTCTCCTCGCTTCCGTTGATTGGGACACATGCTGACTTCCGGTAGCATTGCGGAACTTGTCCCTGTGAAGAAACGCGGTTTCTACCTTGCGCTGGTGACCTTTTTCGTTATTCCATTTGTTCCGTACGTCATGTACGGCCAGATCTTGAGCGCCTATCACACTTGGAGATGGGGCATGTGGATTTCACTGTAGGTCTCTGCGATGGCATTTGGCATGAATAGGCGCTGACAAGAATCGATCCAGGATATACAACGGCATATGCCTCGCAGTGGTGGCCCTCACATATTTTCCGCAGTCTCATAGAAGAGGTGAAGAACTACCCAAGATGGAGATTCTCAAGTCTATCGATTACGTCGGGGCTTTCCTGTCCATTGTCGGCCTGACTCTCTTGTGAGTGTCTTATAATTCCCTTTAAGTAAATCGCTACAGAATGTTCTAACACGATCAAACAGCCTCGTTGCTCTTCAGGCTGGTGGATACTCACATCCTTGGTCCTCCGCCTATGTTCtatcccttcttctcgtcggcATCGTTCTGATCATCACATTTTGCGTCTGGGAAGCCAAGTTCGCAAAGTTTCCAATGGTACCAGGCGACTTGTTCAAAGGGCAACGAGTCGTCGCAGTGGCCTTCCTTGTGGCCTTTGTCGGCGGCTTGAATTTCTACTCGTCAATCAACTTCTATCCGCTTGAGGCGTTGACGGTGTTCGATCCGGAACCTGTCCAGGTCGGCCTCAAGGGCTTGGCCTCTGGCCTCGGGATCACCATTGGCGCCACGGTCATCAATGGTGCACTTTCGTGGTTTAAAGGAAATGCTAGAGAACTGCTCCTTTTCTCATGCGTTATGATGACTGCCTTTGGGGGAGCCTTAGCCGCGGTGACCCCCGACACTCCCGCGTTGATCTACATCTTCGGCGTCTTTTCAGGCGTTGGAGTCGGCGGCGTCCTCGTTCCACCAGCAACCGTCGCAATTACCGTTGCGTAAGTCGGATTTCCCTCAGCGTCCCCTTCCGAGCCCATTTGCTAACTACCTTGCTCTCATCTTAGACCCGACGAACTGATCGCCACATGTGTCGCCCTGTCTCTGTCCATCCGTGTCGTTGGAGGCTCTATCGGTTACAGCATCTACTACAACATTTTCTAccacaagctcaagtccAAGCTCCCCTACGTCGTTGCCGACTACGCCATTGCAGCAGGCCTACCAATCACCTCGGCCACACAATTCGTCACTGCCTACATTTTGGATCCTTCTGCCCTGGCGTCTGTCCCTGGCGTCACTCCTGAGATACTGAAGGCTGCAGCTATTGGCAGCCGCTGGGGATATGCATACGCGCTGAAATATGTTTGGTTGACAAGCATTGCTTTTGGCGTCTGTGCCATTGTAGCATGCGCCTTTATtggaaacaccaagaagTACATGACTAACCGTATTGCTGCTCGTATTGCGCATTGAAAGAGTTGGCactaattatatattctgGTTTGAGAGATGATGTAGCTACACTTATGCAACGCGTTACATATATGTGTTCTTGTTCTGTGTGACTGAGATGTCAAAAGCCTTGACTGtcagttaatatattttctCATGACTTGCCTGTATTTGCAGCCTAAGCCTTTACCTTATAGACAGCTGTTAGATACATATTACACACTTAAATGATgtaaattaaattattagtaACGCTGGATCACCCTTGTTGCCACTAAGTGAAGGTATCTTGTATAGTCTGAGGGATCAACTTAGGGTAGGCCTTAGTGTTGAGGGAGACATTAAGGCCTGAATTATCTTACGAATTAAGGCCACCaagcttttatatattacctaaaactaaattaatacttaaagtaatatacttattagtACTGATAATAAGGCACTGTAAGTAAAAGTggattttattcttttaatctttttttttatttttctatttttatttttttctctACCTTTATCCCCCAGCTGTTTCCCACCCCTCCCACTATAACTAACTGCAGCCAACTAAGATTATGAAGCAACCTTGAACTGTTCCCACAAGGCAGAGCCCGAAGCTGCATAGTCACCAACAGTTCCCTCAATCGAGCCAATCCACCTGCTGTAGAGTTCAATGTCAATCTGGGTTTGCTTCACCGTGAGAAGAGCATCCAACTCGGTGCCGTCGTCCAGAGTCATATTCAGTGTCATCTGTGTTGGGTTGGCCGAGCCCAGAGTTGGTGGATACGGCGTGCCGACAGGTCGGACTCGAAGGCCCGTGGTGCACGTATTTCCTACAACCTTTCCGTCTTTCAAAACGTAGCCGCCCACCCTCTCGACGTTGTTTTTATCGAGCATGTCGAAGAAGACAATGTTGTAGTCGCCAAATGTAGCATGACCCCAGTACCAGCCGTTCagcgaggccaagaagggagCATCACCCCAGTTCTGAGTGGCAGATCCAAGTCAGTCTATTGGTCTCGATATCAAAATGGTTATTTTGAGATTGTTGGGGACAGGCAGCTGTGAACACCTGAACATACCTTATCATGGTAACCATTACCGGTAAACTTGATGTTTTGCCCATTGATCTTCACGTCAACTGCGGCATCTGCGGCAGGCATGACATTCACCCAGCCGACGTTAGGAAGAACCTTCATGTTCTGGCCAGCTTCAAGGGGACCGCAAACATAGTGACCGGGGCCACGCTAaatccatcaacatcagctccTTACATCTTTCTAAAAGGTTATCGCAGCGTAGACGTGGTGTATACTTACAGACTTCAAGGTAAAGGTGCCCTCTACGGATGGATTCAACAATGTTTTCTTGAAGGTGACTTTGTAGGTACTCAGGTCTGCCGCTCCTTGGAAACTGGCACCAGATCCGGTCCAATCACCCGAAgctccatcgccatcgaGTTTGATCGTGACAGAAGTAGAGGAAATAGGAAACGAGAAACCATCGCCGCCATTGTTGTAAAAGACATAGACGTTTAGAGGGTCAATTGCGTTCAACAAGTCGAAGCTGAATCCGACAAAGGAAGAGGTGAAGAAAATGACGGTCAAGGCGTGTTCGCCATCATCAGATACAGCGTCAAAGTACCACCAATCGAAAGTGGTCGAGTTGATGGGGTAGACACGGGGACCGTCGGCACCAGATGCGCAAGAAGTGAACAGGACGTCGCTGGGGCCGGGGGAGAGAATGGGGGAGTAGGTCGTGACTTGCTTTGGGCATTGGGCGAAGCCGCCTATGACCAAGGCCAGGGCTGGTAACAGTGCCTTTAGAAAAGAGAACTTCATCGTAGGCCAGGTTAGTC
Proteins encoded in this window:
- a CDS encoding related to MFS drug efflux pump — protein: MTKSQEDDHSTPSSEQVEKAEHGGTPPLDVNYNTHAVKGDDSDGVVDWTWRHAVASISLAGLYVGAQIPLYFVGGSLTYIVKDIGSSEKSSWLPIANTLTIAVVAPFVGYLQDLFGRRYISLAGGVTILIGVILVGTTHTFGQAVVGMSLAGAGAAVGELTALAGIAELVPVKKRGFYLALVTFFVIPFVPYVMYGQILSAYHTWRWGMWISLIYNGICLAVVALTYFPQSHRRGEELPKMEILKSIDYVGAFLSIVGLTLFLVALQAGGYSHPWSSAYVLSLLLVGIVLIITFCVWEAKFAKFPMVPGDLFKGQRVVAVAFLVAFVGGLNFYSSINFYPLEALTVFDPEPVQVGLKGLASGLGITIGATVINGALSWFKGNARELLLFSCVMMTAFGGALAAVTPDTPALIYIFGVFSGVGVGGVLVPPATVAITVAPDELIATCVALSLSIRVVGGSIGYSIYYNIFYHKLKSKLPYVVADYAIAAGLPITSATQFVTAYILDPSALASVPGVTPEILKAAAIGSRWGYAYALKYVWLTSIAFGVCAIVACAFIGNTKKYMTNRIAARIAH